Part of the Flavobacterium sp. MDT1-60 genome, AATGTTCGCTTGGTTCAGTGCGTTTGTTGAGTGTGAAAAGTATAAGTTCTGATTGTTTTTTCTCAGGAGAAACTGCTTTTATTGATTTTCGTGCTGTTTTTTCGTTTTCAACAATATAATGATCTATAAAATCGATGCTTCTTTTTACGGTTTGAGGCAAAACATCCATCGGATCGCTTTCGCCCATTGTTGTTGGAATTAAATATAGCTTTCCTGGAAGTTTCATGTGATTTATTTTATAGATTATAAAATGAAATATTTTCAATTATAAGTTGCTAAATAATTGAAAACAGATAAGTTAAGAATGTTTTTCGATAAGTTTTTTAGAAATGATGTCAGCAACTTCGTCTAACATTTGGTAAACATTGTCAAAACCATTTACAGCTCCAAAATAAGGATCTGGAACATCTACATTTTCACCGGGAAATAATTCGTTTAAAATAAGATGAACTTTATTTTTATGTTCTGGAGTTTTTGCAAGATGAAGGACATCGCGATAATTCGAATTATCCATTACATAGATATAATCGAATTCATCAAAGTCAGCAATTTTAAATTGTCTCCCTTTTTGATTGTCAATGCATAAGCCGTTTTTTTGGGCAATCGCAATAGAACGTTTGTCAGGTGCGTGACCCACATGCCAGGATCCTGTTCCAGCTGAATCAACTGTGAATTTGTCTTTTGGAAGTTTAGATGCCAAAATTCCTTCTGCTAAAGGCGATCTGCAAATATTTCCCAAACAAACCATTAAAATTTTTACAGGCATGATTCGCGTTTATAGCGTTAATTTTTTGTTGATGTCTTCGACAAATTTTTTGAATTGTTTGTCTGTAGAAACTAAATTGTCAACGGTTTTACAAGCGTGTAATACGGTAGCGTGATCGCGATCTCCAATTTGTGAGCCAATGTTTGCCAAAGAAGCTTTAGTAAATTTCTTTGCAAAAAACATAGCTAATTGTCTCGCCTGAACAACGTGCCTTTTCCTGGTTTTAGATTGAAGTGTTTCAATATCCAACTGAAAATAATCAGACACAATTTTTTGAATATAATCGATAGAGATCTCTCTCTTCACGTTTTTAACAAATTTCTCTACAACACTTTTAGCCAACTCGATAGTAACTTCTTTTTTGTTGAAAGAAGATTGGGCAATTAACGAAATAATGGCGCCTTCAAGTTCACGAACATTGCTTTTGATGTTACGGGCAACATATTCAATAATGTCTTCCGGCATTTCGACACCATCGCGGTAAAGAATATTTTTCAAGATTGAAATACGAGTTTCGTAATCTGGCTGATGTAACTCAGCAGATAATCCCCATTTGAAACGAGATAATAAACGTTGCTCAATATCCTGCATATCAACAGGAGCTTTATCCGAAGTTAAAATTACCTGTTTTCCATTTTGGTGCAGGTAATTAAAAATATGGAAAAATACGTCCTGAGTTCCTGATTTTCCAGATAAAAACTGAACATCATCAATAATCAAAACGTCAATTAATTGGTAAAAGTGAATGAAATCATTACGATTATTCTTTTTAACCGAATCAATATATTGTTGTGTGAAAATTTCGGCAGAAATATATAAAACCGTTTTTTCAGGATATTTGTCTTTTACTTCAACACCAATAGCGTGTGCTAAGTGTGTTTTTCCTAAACCAACTCCTCCAAAAATTAATAACGGATTAAATGACGTCCCTCCAGGTTTATTGGCAACAGCCATACCTGCAGAACGCGCCAAACGGTTAGAATCTCCTTCAAGGAAATTATCAAAACTGTAGTTAGCATTTAATTGCGACTCAATTTTTAAATTTCTAATTCCGGGAATTACAAACGGATTTTTAAGTTCAGGATTTAAGTTTTTAAACGGAGCATCAACCTCTTGAGGTTTCATTGGTACTCTGTTCGAACTTGGTAGCTGCTCAGTAAACGGTTGTTTATTTCCGTAAGTGTTCTCCATTTTAATTTTATAGAGTAACTTTGCGTTTTTTCCCAGTTCTTTGGTAAGCGCAACTTTTAATAATTTAACGTAATGTTCTTCTAACCATTCGTAGAAAAATTTACTTGGTACTTGAATATATAACGCGTTGTCGGTTAGCTCAACTGATTTGATTGGTTCAAACCAAGTTTTATAGGCTTGATCTTGAATATTGTCCTTTATAAAAGACAAACAGTTTTCCCATACCGATTGAGCAGTTTTAGTCATAGATTCAGATAAATTTTTAATTATTGATAAAGATTCTCCTAATAAAAAGGGAGCAATTTTATTCCGTATTTCGGGATAACAAATATGTGAACAAATTTCTGTAAAAAAAAATATTTTGGAGTCTAATTTTATAAAAAAATGTTGTAAGTAAACTTTTGGAAGTTAATTTTTTTTAATCAATAAATAATGAAAAATCATCAAACGCAAGTGCGTGTTCGTTACTCTGAAACAGACCAAATGGGGGTTGTTTATCACGGAAATTATATTCCATATTTTGAGATCGGACGCGTGGAATGGCTTAGAGACAAAGGGATTTCGTATAAAAGTATGGAAGAAAGCGGAATTGGACTGCCAATTGTTTCAATGCAAATAAATTATAAAAAATCAGCGCGCTATGATGAGCTTCTTACGATTCATACTACTTTCAAAAGTCAATCTTCTGTTAAGATTGAATTCGACTGTGCGATCTTTAACGAAGCGAATGAGTTATTAACAACTGCGGTATTTATTTTAGTATTTATTTCGTTAAAATCAGGTCGTCCAACAGCACCTCCGGATTATATTTTAGAATTATTTAAAACACTGGTGTAATTGTTAAAATGATGTGTATTTTTATATTAAATTATATAATTTTTATATCGATTTCAAACATTAAATCAAAAATGTCGAATACTAATTCGGCATTTTTTTTTCGTGTTTTTGTGATTATTTTACCAATTGGAAGTCCGGATTCTTCATCAATTTCCATTTCCTGAGAAGTAATTTCCAGTTTTTTTTCTTTGATGACCCGCATTACTTTGTTCATATTTTTATAATCAAAAGAGATTAAAAAATGAACGTCAATTGTTTTTTCGATGATTTCACAAACTTCAAGCGTCATTTGTGCGGTTGTTTTGTAAGCTGCTATCAATCCGCCAACACCCAATTTAACTCCACCAAAAATTCGGACTACAACTACTAAAAGATTAGTTAATCCAAAAGACTGAATTTGACCATAAATCGGAGCGCCGGCTGTATTGCTCGGTTCGCCGTCGTCATTAGCCCGATAGGATATTTTTGGAGCTGTTCCCAATTGATATGCATAACAATAATGAACGGCATGAGGATGCTGTTTTTTTAAGTTTTCGATAATTGGTTTTACTTCGTCTTCATTTTCAATGGGAAAAGCATAACCAAAGAATTTACTTCCTTTTTCCTTAAAAAGCACTTCTTCAGATTTAAAAGCAATGGTTTGGTAGGTATCGTTATATTCCAAAAGTAAATTTCTAAATTATGTTTGTTTTTTTTGCCAGAGAGTTGATTTTACCGCAAAGAACGCAAAGTTTATTTTTTGGTGTGTTTACAATTGGCTTTATTAAGTTCGCAAAGCTGTTTTGGTGAATTTTGCGTAAACCCTTTGCGAACTTTGCGGTTAAAGTATGTCGCTAATTATAAAATTACTTTAATCTTTAATATGTGGTAAAATAATTTTTGCTGCTATAATATTTTTTTATCAAATAAATCCACGACATCTTCCTGGCCCACTTGTAAATTCCAAACGTGGAAACCTAAAGCAGCGGCCGAATCTGTGTTTTCTTTTTTATCGTCAACAAACAAAGTGCGCTTTGGCAATAATTCATGTTTGTTGATTAAATATTGAAAAACATCAGCATTTGGTTTTCGCTTTCCAATTTCAAAAGAGAAATAAACTTTTTCAAAACATTGATAGAAATCGCTGTAAAATGAAATGCCACTTTTGGTTTCGAAAGTTTCAATATGAATGGAATCTGTATTGCTCAATAAAAATAAACGGTATTTTTTTGAAAGCATTTGCAGAAACTCTAATCTGTATAAAGGGAAATCAGCCAGAACGGCATTCCAGGCTTCCAGAATTTCTTCAATCGAAGCATTTGGAAGTTGTTTTTGAAAACCTGCCAGAAAATCATCATGCGAAATATCTCCGGTTTCAAACAAAACATTCAAGCGATCCAATTCTGAATTCCATTCCGTCATGCCTAACTTCTGCAATCCTGAAATAGTAGCCTGTTTGTCTAAATTGATAAAGATATCCCCAAAGTCAAAAATTATAGTATCAATCATGATTTCTAACGTATATTAATTCATCGTTTTGAATATGAGTTTTTGTTGTAGTTTTCTTTTGAAGAACCGGGGCCTTTGTTCCTATATTAAAAGTATTCTCTCCAATAAAAATACGAGCTTCATCCCAAATGTCCTGGTCGATAAAAGCTTGTAAAGTCTGTAAACCGCCTTCAATAATAATAGACTGAATTTGGGTTTGATATAAAACGGCTAAAATCTGCGGGATTATATTTTGATTAAAATCGATTACTTCAAAGGTAGTGTTTTCTGATGAAAAGTTAATTTGAGATTTCGTAAATACGATAGTTTTTACACTGTCATCAAAAATAAAACTCTCTTTTGAAATGCGATTATTTTGATCTAAAACAATTCTTACAGGATTATCTCCAGACCAATCTCTGGTATTTAATTTCGGATTATCATCAACGACAGTTTGAGTACCAACTAAAATAGCCTGTTCTTCACTTCGCCATTTATGAACCAATTGTCTTGAATATTGATTGGTAATCCAAACGGGTTTTCGTTCCTTATTAGTTTGTTTTTCAGGCGCTAGAAATCCGTCCTGGCTTTCGGCCCATTTTAATATAATATAAGGTCTCTTCTTATTATGAAAAGTAAAAAAACGTTTATTAAGCTCGTAGCATTCTTTTTCTAAAACACCTACGGTAACATTTATTCCGGCTGCAATTAGTTTTTTAATTCCGTTTCCGGCTACTTTTTCATTTGGATCTACGGTTCCAACAACGACATTCGGAATTTCATTTGCAATAATTAAATCACAACAAGGCGGCGTTTTTCCAAAATGACTGCAAGGTTCTAAACTCACATAAATAGTGGCCTTTTTTAGTAACGATTTATCTTTTACAGATCGAACCGCATTAACTTCTGCATGTGGTTCACCAGCCTTTTTATGCCAGCCTTCACCTATAATTTGGTCGTTATAAACAATTACGCTTCCTACCATTGGATTTGGGTAAGTTGTCCCAAAACCATTTTTGGCAAGTTCAATGCAGCGTTTTATATATTTTTCATGTGTATTCACGATACAAAAGTAATTATTTTTGAGTTTAGTGCGATAGTAATTGATATATGATAAGAAACTATCAAAAAACTATTTTTACTTTTGTAGATATTACAAGAATAAACAAAATATGGAAAATTGGCTTATTAGAAAGATTAAAAAAGAAGACAATCAGACAGTTGCAAAATTAATAAGATCCGTTTTTGATGAAATGGAAATTCCGAAAGTAGGTACAGCCTATGAGGATCCTTATTTAGATTTGATGTTTGAGGAGTATAATAAACCGCGATCCGTTTATTTTGTGGTTGAAAATGAAGGTAAAATAGTGGGCTGTTGCGGAATTGCACCTTTAGAAAATGGCGATCCTGCAATTTGTGAACTACAAAAAATGTATTTTTTGCCTGAAACGCGAGGTTTAGGAATTGGCAGTAAAATGATGGAGAAATGTTTGGAGCAGGCTAAAGTTTTTGGTTTTGAAAAATGTTACATAGAGACGATGCCTTTTATGCATGCAGCTCAAAAATTATATAAAAAATCAGGTTTTGAATATTTAGATGCGCCGATGGGATGTACCGGGCATAGTTCTTGTCCGATTTGGATGTTGAAAGATTTGTAAAACAATTGTAACAAATTAGTTTTTGCAATACTTATTTTGAAAGAAAATTGGCTTTCGCCGAAAAGATAATACTCAAAGACCCGAAATGAAAATCAAACAATACCGGACTCAGTTTATAAAAGAATTATCACCTTTTTACGATGCGTATGAAGCGGAAAGTTTTTTCTATTTAATTTTAGAAGACAAACATAAATTAAGGCAAATTGATTTGGCCTTAAATCATGATTTGAATTTTTCTGAAAGTGATTTCGTGGTTTGGAATACATTGTTGAGTCAATTAAAAAAAGAAGTTCCGATACAGTATTTACTTGGGAAAACAAGTTTTTATGGTTTGGATTTTGAAGTAAATGAAAATGTTTTGATTCCGAGACCAGAAACGGAAGAATTGGTTGAATGGATTATAAATGAGAATTCAAAAACGGATAAAACTAAAAAACTTAGAATTTTAGATATCGGAACAGGAAGTGGCTGTATTGCTATTTCATTGGCTAAAAACCTTCCAAATGCTGAAGTTTATGGTTTTGATGTTTCGAAAAAAGCTATAGAAACGGCCAAAAGAAACGCTATAAATAATAAAGTTGATGTGACTTTTGTCCTTTTGGATATTTTAGAAACCGATCTGATTACCTCCAATTTTGATATAATTGTTTCGAATCCACCCTATGTTCGGAATTTAGAAAAAGAAGAAATCAAAAAGAATGTTTTGGATTACGAGCCACATTTGGCTCTTTTTGTAGAGGATAACGACGCTTTGATCTTTTACAGAAAAATAGCTGTTTTGGCGAAAAACAGTCTTTTGGAAAATGGTCAATTGTTTTTTGAAATCAATCAGTATTTAGGGAAAGAAATGATGGATTTGATGGAAACAATGAATTATAAAAATATTGAATTGAAAAAAGATATTTACGATAATGACCGCATGATTTCCTGCAAGGTTTCCAAAACCTTGTAGGTTTGAATTTTTATAAGCTGATAAAATAAACACCTACAAGGTTTTGTTCCGAAGCTTCGGGATTGCAGGAGAACATCTTAAAAGTTTAAAACTTCTAATCTAGCCCCGATAGTAGTGGAAATCCTTTTTTGCTGGGGTTCAGCAAAAAAGATTGAAACGAATAGCGGGACAAAACATCTTATAAAACGACTTGCTTCTGCTTCAAATTAAAAAATTATTCATAACGCAAAGCCTCAATAGGATCTAGTTGAGAAGCTTTTATAGCGGGATATAAGCCGGAAACGATGGCAACCATAAAACTGGTCGCAAAAGCTGCAAAAATCGCCATCCACGGAATAACAAATGCAAAACTCATTGCAGCTGCAAATGCAAAACCGATTAAAATTCCTAATACAATACCCACCATACCTCCAATTTGCCCGATCAATAAAGTTTCGATAAAAAACTGAACAGAGATGGTGACTTTTGTTGCGCCTAAAGCTTTACGTACACCAATTTCGCGGGTGCGCTCTGTAACCGAAACAATCATAATATTCATCAACGCAATTGACGATCCAAGAATAGTGATAATACTAATAATCCACGAAGCCCACCCTAAATATTTAGTGATTCCAAGAATTCGGTTAATTAAATCGTCGCTTCGGCCAATACCAAAATTATTATCACGAACCGGACTTAATTTACGAACTCTTCGCATGGTGCTTGTGGCATTATCAACAGCTTCATCTAAAAGTTCTTTTTTAGAAACCATTACGCTCATTGTATAATTAATGTTTGGAGCTGTAAATAAGGAACGCGCCACCTGAATTGGAATTAAAACTCTTAAATCCTGGCTATTTCCAAATGTTGATCCTTTTTCTTTCAGGACTCCAATGACTTTAAAACGGGCGCCTCGAATCGAAATTATTTTGTCAATTGGGTTGACATCTTTTAGTAAGCCTTTTTCAAAATCAGAACCTACAACACAAGAATAAGTATTGTTTTCAATATCAAACTGATTGAAAGAACGGCCTAAACTTATTTCTAAGCCTGAGTTGCTTATAAAATGTTCATCAACCCCAAGAACTTTAATTTCAGGATCTGTTTTTTGATCTAGAAATTTCACTTCTGCTGTAGAGGTTGCGGTAAAAGAAAGAGAAGTTTCGGTAAAAGGATATTTGTATTTGTTTTTGAAAGCAACTGCTTCCGGATATGAAATAATTGGATTTACGATTTCGCGTTTATTCCCGCCACGATTTTTTACGTTGTTTTCGTATTGATTGATGTTGAAAGTGTTAGCTCCCATAGAAGCAAAATTGGTAGAAACGGTATTTTCGAGAGCCGTTACAACTGTCAGGATTCCAACAAGTGCTGTAATACCAATCGCAATGATTAATACGGTCAGAATCGTTCGCAGCAATTGTGTTTTGATGGAACCAAAAGCAATTCGGATATTTTCTTTAAATAATTTTAGCATCATGACCAATTTGTCACGAAAATACGTTTTTTGTTACAAGTTTGTTTTCGAACTGCCAATATTTATTTTAAAAAATAAGATATTTGCAGACGATTTAAGAATTCAATATTTTGATTTCTAAAATCCATTAATCTAAAAAGGTTTTGAATTTTAAGTTTCCAAAGAATCTAAAATCTAAAATCTACAATCTAAAATAACAAAGATGGCTTCAAAACCAAGTATACCACAAGGAACAAGAGATTTTTCGCCTGCAGAGGTGTCAAAACGTCAATATATTATTCAGACGATAAAAAACAATTTTGAGAAATTTGGTTTTCAACCGATTGAAACTCCGTCGTTTGAAAATTCAGATACCTTAATGGGGAAATACGGAGAAGAAGGCGATCGTTTGATTTTTAAAATATTGAATTCAGGTAATTTTTTCTTCAATAAAAATAAAATTGAATTGCCGGAATCTATCGAATCGTTGCAAGTTAATTCGGCCGAAACAATTGATTTGAATCAAAGAATTGATTTGAATAAGTTTACAGGAAAAATTTCAGAGAAAGCGTTGCGTTACGATTTAACAGTTCCGTTTGCAAGGTACGTTGTACAACACCAAAACGAAATTGAATTTCCTTTTAAAAGATATCAGATTCAACCCGTTTGGAGAGCTGATCGTCCACAAAGAGGGCGTTACAGAGAATTTTATCAATGTGATGCCGATGTTGTTGGGTCAAAATCATTGTGGCAGGAAGTAGAATTGGTTCAGTTGTATGATACGGTTTTCACCTCTTTAGGTTTAGAAGGTGTTACTATCAAAATCAATAATAGAAAAATATTATCCGGAATTGCCGAAGTTATTGGTGCTTCAGATAAATTGATTGACTTTACGGTTGCTCTTGATAAACTAGATAAAATTGGTGAAGACGGAGTAAAAAAAGAGATGATCGAAAAAGGGATTGCTGAAGAGGCTTTGGTTAAAGTGCAGCCACTTTTTAGTTTTACAGGAACTTTTTCAGATAAAATAAAACAGCTTTCGAATCTGTTAGCGTCGTCAGAAGAAGGGATGAAAGGAGTGCAGGAATTGAAATTTATTTGTGACAATGTGACTACTTTAGGTTTGTCGACTGCGACATTAGATTTGGATGTAACACTTGCTCGCGGATTGAATTATTATACAGGAGCTATTTTTGAAGTAGCGGCGCCAAAAACCGTTTCAATGGGTTCTATTGGTGGCGGTGGAAGATACGACGATTTGACTGGTATTTTCGGTTTGAAAAATATGAGTGGGGTTGGAATTTCTTTTGGTTTAGACAGAATTTATCTGGTTTTGGAAGAATTGCAATTGTTCCCGGAAACCGTTGCAGCAACATCAAAAGCGTTATTTATTAATTATGGAGATGCAGAAGCGTTATATGCTTCGCAGGCAATTCAGAAATTGAGAAAAGAAAATATAAAAGTGGAATTGTATCCGGACAATGTAAAAGTTGGGAAACAGTTTCAATATGCAGATAAAAGATTGATTCCGTTTGCAGTCATTGCAGGGGAACAGGAGATTGCTTCAAATTCTTATTCGCTTAAAAATTTAGTGACAGGTGAACAGGTTTCTGTTGATTTTGAAGGGTTGAAAAATACTTTGTTGGGTTAACTGTTTGAAGTGTAGGTTTTTGTCGCAGATAGCCCAGATTTAAAGGGATTTCTTCTTAAATATCTTCTTGAAATAGTTGCTGGAGAAGAAAAAAAACTTTTAATTTGCCGACCTTAAGTTACGGGCGTAGTTCAAGGGTAGAATAGCGGTCTCCAAAACCGTTGATGGGGGTTCGAATCCCTCCGCCCGTGCAATATTTTTTACCGCAAAGAACGCAAAGATTTTTATTTAAGATACTTTAAAAAGGTAAAGTTCGCAAAGCTAAATCGATACAAAGCTTTGCGAACTTTTGCCTTTTTTATAAAAGCTAAAAATAACTTAGTGTTCTTTGCGGTAATTTTTTTTCTCAAAAACATAAAAAAAAAGCTTCGTCTAAATTGCAGACGAAGCTTTTTTTAATATAAGGTAAACTTGAATTAATAATTATTTATAAAGCCGAGGCTAACCCTTAAATTCAATTTTGATAGGTAATAATTTAGTTTTCATTATGGATTTCAAATATACTATAAACTATATCGTAATAGTCTTAAAATTATACTAAATTTTTTAACCTAAATTTGTCGTTTTAAAAGACTCATTTTTAATAAAGTGACAATTTGACATTTTAAAAGATTTGGCAGTACTTTTGCAATCCAACAAAAAGAATAAAAAATGAAGTTTAAAGATATTTTTAAAAATAAAAGTAATATGACTACGGAAAATACAGAGTTCGATCAGGAATTAGATGATGTAACGTTAGAAAACAATGCCAACGGTGAGCAATTAATTGTTGAAGAATTAAGTGTTGAAGAGCAATTGGCTCAAGACTTGGCAAAAGAAAAAGATAAATTTTTGAGATTATTTGCCGAATTTGAAAATTACAAAAAAAGAACTTCAAAAGAACGTATTGATTTGTTTAAAACAGCAAATCAGGAAGTTTTGTTAGCAATGCTTCCTGTTTTGGATGATTTTGACAGAGCGACTGTAGAGATCAACAAGTCTGACGATGAAAATTTGAAAAAAGGAGTAGAGTTAATTCACGAAAAACTAAAAAGCACTTTGGTAGCTAAAGGTTTAGAGCAAGTTGAAGTAAGAGCAGGTGATGCTTTTAACGCTGACTTTGCTGAAGCAATTACTCAAATTCCTGCACCTTCAGATAAATTGAAAGGTAAAATTGTTGATGTTATTGAAAAAGGATACAAATTAGGAGACAAAATTATTCGTTTCCCTAAAGTGGTTATTGGAAACTAATAAAAGCAAACAGAAATTTTAAATGACAATTTAAAAATTGGATTTTGGAATTTCAGATTTGTAATTTAACCTTATTATGAAAAAAGATTTTTACGAAATACTAGGCATTTCAAAAAATGCTGACGCTGCTGAAATTAAGAAAGCTTACCGAAAAAGTGCGCTAAAATATCACCCGGATAAAAATCCAGGCGACAAAGAGGCAGAAGAAAACTTTAAACTTGCGGCAGAAGCTTATGAAGTTTTAAGCGATCCTAACAAAAAAGCAAAATACGATCAATACGGACATCAGGCATTTGATGGTTCTGGCGGATTTGGCGGTGGCCACGGTGGGATGAATATGGATGACATTTTCAGCCAGTTTGGTGATATTTTTGGTGGTGGATTTGGCGGTTTCGGCGGAGGCGGAGGCGGTCCTCGTCGCGCTAAAGGAAGCAATCTTCGAATTAAAGTGAAATTAACTTTAGAAGAAATTGCTAATGGTGTTGAGAAAAAAGTAAAAGTAAAGCGTAAAGTTCAGGCTAAAGGTGTAACGTATAAAACGTGTTCTACTTGTAACGGTCAGGGACAGGTAATGCGTGTAACAAACACAATTTTAGGAAGAATGCAATCTGCATCTACTTGTCCTACTTGTGGTGGTTCTGGACAAAT contains:
- the dnaJ gene encoding molecular chaperone DnaJ — encoded protein: MKKDFYEILGISKNADAAEIKKAYRKSALKYHPDKNPGDKEAEENFKLAAEAYEVLSDPNKKAKYDQYGHQAFDGSGGFGGGHGGMNMDDIFSQFGDIFGGGFGGFGGGGGGPRRAKGSNLRIKVKLTLEEIANGVEKKVKVKRKVQAKGVTYKTCSTCNGQGQVMRVTNTILGRMQSASTCPTCGGSGQILDKRPSEADAQGMVLEDETVSIKIPAGVVDGMQLKVSNKGNDAPGNSVPGDLIVAIEELEHEFLKREGENIHFDLYISFPEAVLGVSKDIEAINGKVRIKLEEGIQSGKILRLKGKGIPSINGYGSGDLLVHINVWTPKTLNKEQKQFFENALNDEHFVPSPEKSEKSFFEKVKDMFS